A genomic region of Methanothermobacter thermautotrophicus str. Delta H contains the following coding sequences:
- a CDS encoding Ig-like domain-containing protein yields MLVTIFALIGSSQAVQIGNTSYGYVEKDYYGNQSSNETIGLIIGVHPRESGIHEAVRKTLQTSNLTKRYVLYSVHVTSNAYDYSKGRMNGQLLARNFIVPDVKNEKPMLVIDCHENLYRQSGYAYPRFLYVISENLATINYTEQIVSRMGFLRVYTPPKATSPQYVTVPIASQGYSTIIYETYKYDSQSRKLSDAGMFISCLESLRTYISRGINITSSSPAAGAVTSRRPIIRVTFSKTIKPGRYWSRVTLKNRYGKSVRVRTWVSGNTLYVKPVYRLSRNSWYTLTIPAGALVDAPENKWTLRFRTGRR; encoded by the coding sequence ATGTTAGTGACCATCTTTGCCCTTATCGGATCCAGTCAGGCCGTCCAGATAGGCAATACAAGTTACGGCTATGTTGAGAAGGACTACTACGGTAACCAGAGCTCCAATGAGACCATAGGACTCATAATAGGGGTTCATCCCCGTGAGTCAGGTATACATGAAGCCGTGAGGAAGACCCTCCAGACCTCAAACCTCACAAAAAGATACGTCCTCTACAGCGTCCATGTGACATCCAATGCCTACGACTACTCGAAGGGCCGTATGAACGGCCAGCTACTTGCAAGGAACTTCATTGTACCTGATGTAAAGAATGAGAAGCCCATGCTGGTCATTGACTGCCATGAAAACCTTTACCGTCAGAGTGGATACGCATACCCCCGCTTCCTCTATGTGATCTCAGAGAACCTTGCAACCATAAATTACACGGAACAGATAGTATCCAGGATGGGCTTCCTGAGAGTATATACACCCCCAAAGGCAACGAGTCCTCAGTACGTGACAGTGCCGATAGCCTCACAGGGATACAGCACCATAATATATGAGACCTATAAATATGACAGCCAGTCAAGAAAGCTCAGCGACGCAGGTATGTTCATATCATGCCTTGAAAGCCTCAGAACCTACATTTCAAGGGGTATAAACATCACTTCAAGTAGCCCGGCTGCGGGAGCTGTAACCTCAAGGAGGCCGATAATAAGGGTCACCTTCTCAAAGACAATAAAACCTGGAAGGTACTGGAGCAGGGTAACCCTCAAAAACAGGTATGGTAAATCTGTGAGGGTCAGGACATGGGTTTCCGGTAACACCCTCTATGTGAAACCAGTCTACAGGCTATCCCGGAACAGCTGGTACACCCTCACCATACCGGCCGGTGCACTGGTTGACGCCCCAGAGAATAAATGGACGCTTAGGTTCAGGACCGGGAGAAGATAG
- a CDS encoding AAA family ATPase, whose translation MPKLIISGRGGSGKSTLVTLIAHTLKEQKKRVLVVDSDESNIGLSGILGIEPAEKTLMDYLGGKPRVMKKLRSMIRDGETEPELFREKFDLESLSQEFVCWVGSLGLMQIGKIDHAMEGCACPMGAVTRDFLNHVRLEEDQWVLVDTEAGVEHFGRGIVEGADAVVMVVDPSSDAVLLAEKAAKLTHEADKRFGVILNKIDEETEPILTELLTSEGNEIKGVLPYSPAITKMNLKGESLGAYAVKNEVDEIIRELMKC comes from the coding sequence ATGCCCAAGTTAATTATTAGTGGTCGAGGCGGAAGTGGAAAGAGCACGCTGGTAACTTTAATAGCTCACACACTTAAAGAACAGAAAAAAAGGGTCCTGGTTGTTGATTCGGATGAATCTAATATTGGATTAAGTGGGATCTTAGGAATTGAGCCAGCAGAGAAAACTCTCATGGATTATCTTGGCGGTAAACCTCGTGTAATGAAAAAGTTGAGGTCAATGATCAGAGATGGGGAAACTGAACCCGAACTTTTCAGGGAAAAATTTGATCTAGAGAGTCTATCACAGGAATTTGTGTGCTGGGTTGGATCTTTAGGTTTAATGCAGATAGGAAAAATTGATCATGCAATGGAGGGATGTGCCTGTCCTATGGGAGCTGTAACGAGAGATTTCCTGAATCATGTAAGATTAGAAGAAGATCAATGGGTTTTAGTAGATACTGAAGCAGGAGTAGAACACTTCGGGCGTGGAATAGTGGAGGGGGCAGATGCTGTAGTGATGGTGGTAGATCCTTCCAGTGATGCAGTTCTACTAGCAGAAAAGGCTGCAAAACTTACCCATGAAGCAGATAAACGTTTTGGAGTAATCCTCAACAAAATTGATGAGGAAACGGAGCCAATTTTGACAGAACTATTAACTTCAGAGGGTAACGAAATTAAAGGTGTTCTACCTTATTCACCAGCTATAACCAAAATGAATCTAAAAGGGGAATCACTGGGAGCATATGCTGTTAAAAATGAAGTGGATGAAATCATCAGGGAATTAATGAAATGTTAG
- a CDS encoding 50S ribosomal protein L40e, whose translation MARFEEAENRLFNIKICLKCNARNPPTAKTCRKCGYKGLRYKAKEPRG comes from the coding sequence ATGGCAAGGTTTGAGGAAGCAGAAAACAGACTGTTCAATATCAAGATCTGCCTTAAATGTAACGCTAGGAACCCACCAACTGCAAAGACATGCAGGAAGTGTGGTTACAAGGGGTTAAGGTACAAGGCCAAGGAACCAAGGGGTTAA
- a CDS encoding TatD family hydrolase, with translation MDIPITDNHIHVDPVNGEGPVAVAEKFYRAGGRRMIIPNKPSWTINAGTDYRKTMDTVLGYVEMINRETEVEAHAVVGLHPAELSRLLEAGREIEKAEEMIRNGLEYAQSLVLDGMAVAIGEVGRPHYPVSDEELAAHNRLMVYAMELAAEASCPVQLHTESSGPEEFREFAGMAKRAGIRKYMVIKHFSGPLTAPEENHGLTPSLIASRDVVRDGIRKGGHFLMETDYLDDIRRAGAVLGPKTVPRRTLEFINKGIFTEEDAYRIHEETVERVYGI, from the coding sequence ATGGACATCCCCATCACCGATAACCACATACACGTTGACCCTGTTAACGGTGAGGGCCCCGTTGCAGTTGCAGAGAAATTCTACAGGGCCGGTGGAAGGAGGATGATAATCCCGAATAAGCCCTCCTGGACCATAAATGCAGGGACTGACTACCGTAAAACCATGGACACGGTCCTGGGCTACGTTGAGATGATCAACAGGGAGACTGAAGTTGAGGCCCATGCGGTTGTGGGACTGCACCCTGCAGAGCTATCAAGGCTCCTTGAGGCGGGCCGTGAGATTGAGAAGGCCGAGGAGATGATCAGGAATGGACTGGAATATGCACAGTCCCTGGTACTGGATGGGATGGCTGTGGCCATCGGCGAGGTAGGAAGGCCCCACTACCCGGTCAGTGACGAGGAGCTCGCAGCCCATAACAGGCTCATGGTATATGCCATGGAGCTTGCAGCCGAGGCTTCATGCCCTGTTCAGCTACACACCGAGAGCTCGGGTCCTGAGGAGTTCAGGGAATTCGCAGGGATGGCTAAAAGGGCCGGGATAAGGAAATACATGGTTATAAAGCACTTCTCAGGGCCCCTTACAGCCCCTGAGGAGAACCATGGGTTAACTCCATCGCTCATTGCCTCAAGGGACGTTGTGAGGGATGGTATCAGGAAGGGGGGTCATTTCCTCATGGAGACAGACTACCTTGATGATATCAGAAGGGCCGGCGCCGTCCTTGGTCCGAAAACAGTGCCGAGGAGGACCCTTGAATTCATCAATAAGGGGATCTTCACCGAGGAGGACGCCTACAGGATCCACGAGGAGACCGTTGAGAGGGTCTACGGGATCTGA
- the sucD gene encoding succinate--CoA ligase subunit alpha codes for MILLDEDTRCLVQGITGKQGSFHTRQMLEYGTRIVAGVTPGKGGQEFLGVDVYNSVEEVTEEMDVNASIIFVPAPFAKDAAFESIKHLDLVVIITEHIPVHDSMQIMEYASRMGKTVIGPNTPGIITPGIGKLGIMPTHIFTEGTIGIVSRSGTLTYEFAAQLTEAGFGQSTCVGIGGDPVTGLGFVDVLERFEDDPGTDAVVLIGEIGGDAEERAASYIEQMSKPVFAFISGATAPPGKRMGHAGAIIEGGTGTASSKREALEAAGAVVVDRPSAIVDEIRAQLGVR; via the coding sequence ATGATACTGCTTGATGAGGATACCAGGTGCCTTGTTCAGGGCATAACAGGTAAACAGGGATCATTCCACACCAGACAGATGCTCGAATATGGAACCAGGATAGTGGCGGGTGTTACACCCGGCAAGGGTGGTCAGGAGTTCCTTGGCGTGGATGTCTACAACTCTGTGGAGGAGGTCACCGAGGAGATGGATGTTAATGCATCCATAATCTTTGTACCGGCACCCTTCGCCAAGGACGCGGCCTTTGAATCAATAAAACACCTCGACCTTGTGGTTATAATAACCGAGCACATACCTGTCCATGACTCCATGCAGATAATGGAGTACGCATCGAGGATGGGGAAGACGGTTATAGGCCCCAACACCCCGGGGATAATCACTCCGGGCATAGGAAAACTGGGTATAATGCCCACCCACATATTCACTGAGGGAACTATAGGCATAGTCTCAAGGAGCGGCACACTGACCTATGAATTCGCAGCCCAGCTCACAGAGGCAGGATTCGGCCAGAGCACCTGCGTTGGTATCGGGGGAGACCCTGTAACCGGGCTCGGATTTGTGGATGTCCTTGAAAGATTTGAGGATGACCCCGGGACAGACGCCGTCGTCCTGATAGGTGAGATAGGTGGAGACGCAGAGGAGAGGGCTGCCAGTTACATAGAGCAGATGTCAAAGCCTGTATTCGCCTTCATCTCAGGTGCAACTGCACCCCCCGGTAAGAGAATGGGACATGCCGGGGCAATAATTGAGGGCGGAACAGGTACCGCCAGTAGCAAGAGGGAGGCCCTGGAGGCGGCCGGGGCCGTGGTTGTTGACAGGCCATCAGCCATAGTCGATGAGATAAGGGCCCAGCTGGGGGTGCGCTGA
- a CDS encoding DUF367 family protein has translation MKIVVYHAEECDRKKCTSLKLGRKGKFKIVSSLNQLPRGALVLNPFSEKAVSPEDRDMVLRRGIAALDCSWKKVKKSSVIFQTARNHRSLPFLVAANPTNYGKPCILSTAEAVAATLYIVGLKDIASDIMSYFKWGPHFLDLNRELLEAYSRAENSLEVVEIQKKFIGG, from the coding sequence ATGAAGATTGTGGTCTACCATGCAGAGGAGTGTGACAGGAAGAAGTGCACGAGCCTCAAACTTGGAAGGAAGGGAAAATTTAAAATAGTAAGTAGTCTCAACCAGTTACCAAGAGGGGCACTTGTCCTCAACCCTTTTTCTGAGAAGGCGGTCTCCCCTGAGGACAGGGACATGGTCCTCAGGCGGGGCATTGCAGCCCTTGACTGCTCATGGAAAAAGGTTAAGAAATCGTCCGTCATATTCCAGACCGCAAGGAACCACAGGTCACTGCCCTTCCTTGTGGCTGCAAACCCGACAAACTACGGGAAGCCCTGCATACTCTCAACTGCAGAGGCAGTGGCGGCAACCCTTTATATAGTTGGACTGAAAGATATAGCGTCTGATATAATGTCCTACTTCAAGTGGGGTCCGCATTTCCTGGACCTCAACCGTGAACTTCTTGAAGCTTACTCCAGGGCTGAGAATAGCCTTGAGGTTGTAGAGATTCAGAAAAAATTCATAGGAGGCTAA
- a CDS encoding S24/S26 family peptidase: protein MKKVLIAIAVLAIIAVSGAFYYLDHVDSVDITIKTDGVNITVEADTIFFQKVPAGMEQEIGDYMADVINDPDSTVESIKKDVTDIAERYGYREVNVRIESQFGVDQLPMPAVVSGDSMYPTLKDGQDLIVLKTDRYTVGDIVIARHPEYGLIVKRVGKIEPERVYLMSDNKKVERIYTPTSVIVRTPLNTWVPRSAIVGVVKEY from the coding sequence ATGAAGAAGGTTCTGATTGCCATTGCAGTGCTTGCCATCATCGCCGTTTCAGGTGCATTTTACTACCTTGATCATGTGGATTCTGTTGACATAACCATAAAGACCGATGGTGTTAACATCACCGTTGAGGCCGACACCATCTTCTTCCAGAAGGTCCCCGCAGGGATGGAGCAGGAGATAGGGGACTACATGGCGGATGTCATCAATGACCCTGACAGCACCGTTGAATCAATAAAAAAGGACGTGACCGACATAGCAGAGAGGTACGGTTACAGGGAGGTTAACGTCAGGATAGAGTCACAGTTCGGTGTTGACCAGCTCCCAATGCCGGCCGTTGTGAGCGGTGACTCAATGTATCCAACACTGAAGGACGGCCAGGATCTCATAGTCCTCAAGACAGACAGGTACACCGTGGGGGACATAGTAATAGCAAGGCACCCTGAATACGGCCTCATTGTGAAGAGGGTCGGCAAGATCGAACCTGAAAGGGTCTACCTGATGAGTGATAACAAGAAGGTTGAACGCATCTACACTCCGACCTCTGTTATTGTGAGAACACCCCTGAACACATGGGTTCCAAGGTCAGCCATTGTGGGTGTTGTGAAGGAGTACTGA
- a CDS encoding hydrogenase maturation nickel metallochaperone HypA: MCTVGGPMADIDIKKMKTRKCRCLDCGNEFKGVGRRVICPSCQSDNVECEG, encoded by the coding sequence ATGTGTACCGTTGGAGGTCCAATGGCTGATATAGATATTAAGAAGATGAAGACACGTAAATGCAGGTGCCTTGACTGTGGAAACGAATTCAAGGGTGTTGGAAGGCGGGTTATCTGCCCATCATGCCAGTCAGATAATGTTGAATGCGAAGGCTAG
- the hmgA gene encoding hydroxymethylglutaryl-CoA reductase (NADPH) codes for MSIMDDLMEGRIKLYEIERHVPVDEAVRIRREFIERTCGVKLEHVSNYSIDMERASRRNIENPIGVVQIPLGVAGPLRVRGEHADGEYYVPLATSEGALVASVNRGCSVITRAGGATVRVTGDSMTRAPVIRTGSVVEALQLREWIYENMDALREEAESTTRHGKLVKIDPIIVAGSYVYPRFVYTTGDSMGMNMVTIATERALELLTRETGAHVIALSGNLCTDKKPAAVNLIEGRGKSITAEITVPGEMVESVLKTTPEAVVEVNTAKNLIGSAAAGSMGFNAHYANIIGAIFLATGQDEAHIVEGSLGVTIAEERKGDLYFAVNLPDVPLATVGGGTGLETASECLDIMGVRGGGRVHAFAEIVGGAVLAGELSLMGALAAGHLARAHSELGRG; via the coding sequence ATGTCAATCATGGATGACCTCATGGAGGGAAGGATCAAGCTCTATGAGATTGAAAGGCACGTCCCGGTGGATGAGGCCGTCAGGATAAGAAGGGAATTCATTGAGAGGACCTGCGGGGTTAAACTTGAACACGTCTCAAACTACAGCATTGACATGGAGCGGGCCTCAAGGAGGAACATCGAGAACCCCATAGGTGTGGTACAGATCCCCCTGGGAGTTGCAGGGCCACTGAGGGTGAGGGGTGAACATGCAGACGGAGAGTACTATGTGCCCCTGGCAACCTCTGAGGGCGCCCTCGTTGCATCGGTGAACAGGGGATGCTCGGTGATCACACGGGCCGGCGGCGCCACCGTCAGGGTGACAGGTGACTCCATGACCCGCGCACCAGTCATAAGGACGGGGTCCGTGGTTGAGGCCCTACAGCTGAGGGAATGGATCTACGAGAACATGGATGCCCTCAGGGAGGAGGCAGAATCCACAACCAGACACGGGAAGCTCGTGAAGATAGACCCCATTATCGTGGCTGGATCATATGTATACCCCCGCTTCGTCTACACAACCGGTGACAGCATGGGGATGAACATGGTCACCATTGCAACCGAGAGGGCCCTTGAACTCCTCACCAGGGAGACCGGGGCCCATGTGATAGCACTGAGCGGTAACCTCTGCACCGACAAGAAGCCCGCCGCCGTTAACCTCATAGAGGGGAGGGGTAAGAGTATAACAGCCGAGATCACGGTACCCGGCGAGATGGTCGAGTCTGTCCTTAAAACAACGCCTGAGGCCGTTGTCGAGGTTAACACAGCCAAGAACCTCATCGGTTCAGCAGCAGCAGGTAGCATGGGCTTCAATGCACATTACGCCAACATAATAGGGGCCATATTCCTTGCAACAGGACAGGACGAGGCCCACATAGTCGAGGGAAGTCTGGGGGTTACCATTGCAGAGGAGAGAAAAGGGGACCTCTACTTCGCGGTGAACCTCCCCGATGTCCCGTTGGCAACCGTTGGCGGAGGCACCGGACTTGAAACAGCATCTGAGTGCCTTGATATCATGGGTGTCAGGGGAGGCGGCAGGGTCCATGCCTTTGCAGAGATAGTCGGAGGGGCCGTCCTTGCTGGTGAGCTGTCCCTGATGGGGGCCCTTGCAGCGGGTCACCTTGCACGTGCACACAGTGAACTCGGCCGTGGTTGA
- a CDS encoding ATP-binding protein, which translates to MKNLIFPFTAIVGQEKVKKALILNAINPGIGGVLIKGDKGTGKTTAVRALADLLPSLRTVKGCPFNCDPDEPEGACDMCRGGDVDVEYRKMRVVELPLGATEDRVVGSLDISKALTEGIKALEPGILAEANRNILYVDEINLLDDHLVDVLLDAAAYGVNTVEREGISLQHPSRFILVGTMNPAEGELRPQLSDRIGIHINVETVTDIKQRVLIMKRRDEFEDDPEGFVERFAESQSSLRDRIMAARKLLPAVTIDDDLLELIARVCVDAGVDGHRSDIAIVRTSKAIAAFNGRRRVREEDVEDAIVLVLGERIPGRSYNRENTRREMQRAREEMERERESEEDQGNSDSSSGGEGSGGSEGEESGQESGASSRGEASGSGASASLAGLSAEGSL; encoded by the coding sequence ATGAAGAACCTTATTTTTCCATTCACAGCCATAGTAGGACAGGAAAAGGTTAAAAAGGCCCTTATACTCAACGCAATAAACCCGGGGATAGGTGGTGTCCTCATCAAGGGTGATAAGGGCACAGGTAAGACAACGGCGGTGAGGGCCCTGGCGGACCTTCTACCATCCCTGAGGACGGTTAAGGGCTGCCCCTTCAACTGCGACCCGGATGAACCTGAGGGGGCATGTGACATGTGCCGTGGAGGTGACGTGGATGTTGAATACCGCAAGATGCGGGTTGTTGAACTCCCACTGGGGGCCACAGAGGACCGTGTTGTTGGATCACTTGACATCAGTAAGGCCCTCACAGAGGGTATAAAGGCCCTTGAGCCCGGGATACTCGCAGAGGCCAACAGGAACATACTCTACGTGGATGAGATAAACCTCCTGGATGACCACCTGGTCGACGTGCTCCTGGATGCAGCGGCCTACGGTGTCAACACAGTGGAGAGGGAGGGCATATCCCTCCAGCACCCCTCAAGGTTCATACTCGTTGGGACCATGAACCCTGCAGAGGGCGAACTGAGGCCCCAGCTCTCAGACAGGATAGGTATACACATAAACGTGGAGACCGTGACCGACATAAAGCAGCGGGTCCTCATAATGAAGAGGAGGGACGAATTCGAGGACGACCCGGAGGGCTTCGTTGAGAGGTTTGCTGAAAGCCAGAGCAGTCTCCGCGACAGGATAATGGCTGCCAGGAAGCTTCTCCCTGCGGTGACAATCGACGATGACCTCCTTGAGCTGATAGCAAGGGTCTGTGTTGATGCCGGTGTTGACGGCCACCGGTCTGACATTGCAATAGTGAGGACATCAAAGGCCATAGCAGCCTTCAATGGAAGAAGAAGGGTCCGTGAGGAGGACGTTGAGGATGCAATAGTCCTTGTACTTGGTGAGAGAATACCCGGCAGGAGCTACAACCGCGAGAACACAAGGAGGGAGATGCAGAGGGCCCGTGAGGAGATGGAACGTGAGAGAGAATCTGAGGAGGATCAGGGCAACTCAGACAGCTCTTCAGGGGGTGAAGGTTCCGGGGGTTCTGAAGGTGAAGAGTCAGGCCAGGAGTCAGGGGCTTCATCTAGGGGTGAGGCTTCAGGCTCAGGGGCTTCAGCTTCCCTGGCCGGTCTATCGGCAGAAGGCTCACTATGA
- the aroD gene encoding type I 3-dehydroquinate dehydratase, with protein sequence MNTKICVPVFEKTAPEVTESAGRAIDAGADILEIRIDGLQNPGEVNIRELIEDIGFPVIATNRSPVEGGHFSGSEDERIKLLMAAAEVADFVDIELSSAREDIERVTGSARRSIVSYHNFRETPSLEALLRIVRMAKEMGDIAKVAVMPENLADTLVVLQLLTFEEDTVAISMGELGKYTRVAAALFGSPITFASMGRGTAPGQMDVDVTRKMIGELMPED encoded by the coding sequence ATGAACACAAAGATCTGTGTCCCTGTATTTGAGAAGACAGCCCCGGAGGTTACTGAGTCAGCCGGGAGGGCCATTGATGCAGGTGCGGATATCCTTGAAATAAGAATTGATGGCCTCCAGAATCCTGGAGAAGTTAATATCAGGGAACTCATAGAGGATATAGGGTTCCCTGTGATTGCAACCAACCGATCACCTGTCGAGGGTGGTCATTTCAGTGGCAGCGAGGATGAAAGAATAAAGCTGCTGATGGCTGCCGCTGAGGTCGCCGACTTCGTGGATATTGAACTCAGCAGTGCCCGTGAGGACATAGAGCGGGTCACAGGTAGTGCCAGGAGAAGCATCGTATCCTACCATAACTTCAGGGAGACGCCCTCACTGGAGGCCCTCCTGAGGATCGTCAGGATGGCTAAGGAGATGGGTGACATCGCCAAGGTAGCTGTGATGCCAGAGAACCTGGCAGACACCCTGGTGGTACTCCAGCTCCTCACATTTGAGGAGGACACTGTGGCAATATCCATGGGGGAACTCGGTAAATACACGAGGGTTGCAGCCGCCCTCTTTGGCTCACCCATCACCTTCGCATCAATGGGGAGGGGGACAGCCCCGGGACAGATGGATGTTGATGTAACCCGGAAAATGATTGGAGAACTCATGCCGGAGGATTGA
- a CDS encoding DUF116 domain-containing protein, whose product MTMISEFYQIFGQLVFLAGVGILVMLASSLFLGRLLLNEDRLIFPRLLLITVDMFYGPFKKFSETLGLNSRIVDQIGVEVRNKINEKRFKSIDPHDKALVLPHCLRNPECEARLERTGLICTGCNRCIIGKIKERAEAIGYTVFVIPGSTFIKKIVEEHRFKAVLGVACYQDLNLAMMKLSRFSPQGVPLLRDGCFKTKVDFRAVLEKMGLEGEIRRPKTCMSQVPGKTPEQ is encoded by the coding sequence ATGACCATGATCAGTGAATTCTATCAGATATTTGGACAGCTGGTGTTCCTTGCAGGGGTGGGCATACTGGTTATGCTGGCTTCAAGCCTCTTCCTTGGGAGGCTCCTCCTGAATGAGGACAGACTTATATTCCCCAGGCTCCTCCTCATCACGGTCGACATGTTCTATGGACCATTCAAGAAGTTCTCAGAGACCCTTGGCCTCAACAGCCGCATAGTGGACCAGATAGGTGTTGAGGTCAGGAACAAGATCAACGAGAAGCGGTTCAAATCCATAGACCCCCATGATAAGGCCCTTGTACTGCCACACTGCCTCAGAAATCCCGAGTGCGAGGCCAGACTCGAAAGGACAGGGCTGATCTGCACCGGATGCAACAGGTGCATCATAGGGAAGATCAAGGAGAGGGCTGAGGCCATCGGATACACCGTCTTCGTGATACCAGGGTCAACCTTCATAAAGAAGATCGTGGAGGAGCACAGGTTCAAGGCGGTCCTTGGGGTCGCCTGCTACCAGGACCTGAACCTCGCCATGATGAAGCTGTCGAGGTTCTCGCCCCAGGGTGTACCCCTCCTGAGGGACGGCTGCTTCAAGACAAAGGTGGACTTCAGGGCCGTCCTGGAGAAGATGGGCCTTGAGGGTGAAATCAGAAGACCTAAGACCTGCATGAGCCAGGTCCCAGGGAAGACACCGGAGCAGTGA
- a CDS encoding vWA domain-containing protein yields MEVDIKKLLKVRGKKKERLYGARVQSKTRKGKYIRSRFPRGEPGDVAIDATIRAAASRGELEIEPGDIREKIRKHGARASIVLVVDISGSMFSDRKAARVKGLIERFIEDAQRHRDRISVVGFRGRDARVIIPSTAHASSFRDAVESIRVGGTTPMAQGIQRGLEILREEKRHGEYVPFMVILSDGMPNVGTGRDPKREAVEAASRLREEEIPSTVINFERGSRGGRDLNMEIALASGGSYYDLHDLRDPSGAVAKIMEHERAMF; encoded by the coding sequence GTGGAGGTCGATATAAAGAAGCTCCTCAAGGTCAGGGGTAAGAAGAAGGAGAGGCTCTACGGTGCACGTGTTCAGTCAAAGACCCGAAAGGGGAAGTACATAAGGAGCAGGTTCCCGAGGGGTGAGCCAGGGGATGTGGCCATCGACGCCACAATCCGGGCGGCGGCATCCAGGGGTGAACTTGAGATAGAACCCGGAGATATAAGGGAAAAAATACGTAAACACGGTGCAAGGGCATCAATAGTCCTGGTGGTCGATATAAGCGGCTCAATGTTCTCTGACAGGAAGGCTGCAAGGGTCAAGGGCCTCATAGAGAGGTTTATAGAGGATGCCCAGAGGCACAGGGACCGTATAAGTGTCGTTGGCTTCAGGGGCAGGGACGCCAGGGTAATAATACCCTCAACTGCCCATGCATCCTCCTTCAGGGATGCTGTGGAGAGCATAAGGGTCGGTGGGACAACACCCATGGCCCAGGGCATACAGAGGGGTCTTGAGATACTCCGGGAGGAGAAGAGGCACGGGGAGTACGTCCCATTCATGGTCATACTCAGTGATGGCATGCCCAATGTGGGGACCGGGAGGGACCCAAAGAGGGAGGCCGTTGAGGCCGCCTCAAGGCTGAGGGAAGAGGAGATACCCTCAACCGTGATAAACTTTGAGAGGGGATCCCGGGGTGGAAGGGACCTCAACATGGAGATAGCGCTGGCTTCAGGCGGCAGCTACTATGACCTCCATGACCTCAGGGACCCATCAGGTGCTGTTGCTAAGATAATGGAGCATGAGAGGGCCATGTTTTAG
- a CDS encoding TIGR00267 family protein, with product MDIRGFLHEYINMSRYVALGTLDGILAVMGVTLTASGVAGAGGLSVDNYLIALTGLSGGVALAMSNAFGSFIGERAEETRTMRELERKMMMDEGKLDDTIIHQQARRRVYMSMFTHGFSSFMGSFVPVLPFLVIADRMTATIVTVLLCLIALLVLGVYLGRVSRENILRTSLEVVVIGVLIGVVSLLLGGSH from the coding sequence ATGGATATACGAGGATTTCTTCATGAGTACATAAACATGAGCAGGTACGTGGCCCTGGGCACACTTGACGGTATACTGGCTGTTATGGGTGTCACCCTGACGGCGAGCGGGGTTGCAGGTGCCGGAGGCCTCAGTGTGGATAACTACCTCATAGCCCTCACCGGCCTCAGTGGTGGTGTGGCCCTTGCAATGTCCAATGCCTTCGGGTCATTCATTGGTGAGAGGGCTGAGGAGACCAGGACCATGCGTGAACTTGAGAGGAAGATGATGATGGATGAGGGTAAGCTCGATGACACCATCATCCACCAGCAGGCCAGGAGGAGGGTGTACATGAGCATGTTCACCCATGGGTTCTCCAGCTTCATGGGATCCTTTGTACCGGTCCTGCCCTTCCTTGTTATAGCTGACAGGATGACCGCAACCATCGTAACGGTCCTCTTATGCCTCATCGCACTCCTGGTCCTGGGAGTATACCTCGGGAGGGTTTCAAGGGAGAACATCCTGAGGACGAGCCTTGAGGTTGTGGTTATAGGTGTACTTATAGGAGTGGTCAGCCTGCTTCTCGGGGGTTCGCACTGA
- a CDS encoding dTDP-4-dehydrorhamnose 3,5-epimerase family protein produces MIKGWNLHSKQEDRLICVVGMVKLALYDYREDSPTYQVLNEIFMGEKCPCVVYIPPGIFHGTKNIGNKISVVIGMPSLLYDPENVDERRVNPLDNDIIPYNWNCRME; encoded by the coding sequence ATGATCAAGGGCTGGAATCTTCACTCTAAACAGGAAGATCGTCTGATCTGTGTCGTGGGAATGGTAAAGCTTGCCCTATATGATTACAGGGAAGATTCACCTACATATCAGGTCCTTAATGAGATATTTATGGGTGAAAAATGTCCCTGTGTAGTCTATATCCCTCCTGGAATTTTTCACGGTACGAAAAATATAGGTAATAAAATATCGGTGGTAATCGGAATGCCTTCTCTTCTTTACGATCCTGAAAATGTTGATGAAAGGAGGGTCAATCCTCTTGATAATGATATAATCCCTTATAACTGGAACTGTAGGATGGAATAA